A region from the Bacillota bacterium genome encodes:
- the lysA gene encoding diaminopimelate decarboxylase gives MAFLQVSSGLRVNSRGHLEVGGCDTPELGVRFGTPLYVYDEEEIRRRCRAWRGAVEQFWPGGQVLYAGKAFLTLAMAALVHQEGLGMDVCSGGELWTALAAGFPASRVYFQGNGKSPEELEMALEAGVGCIVVDNHEELARLRHLCRRLKGRVRVLLRFAPGVEAGAHDHLSTGTIHSKFGFLPGPDLERALQTVRESRGMVLTGLACHVGSQIPSPEPFCEAAEAAITVARSFPWQAGWELDLGGGLGARYTEEDDPVSPFELVERVARHLREACRREGVPLPRLVLEPGRSVVAEAAVALYTVQAVKRVPGRSYVVVDGGLHDNPRPALYGARYRACLAARLNEPPAGTFWVVGKNCESGDVLVRDVPLPAPHPGDVLAVFTAGAYQYAMASNYNRLPRPAVVFARAGHAEVVVARETYRDLVARDRLPEWMRVAAAST, from the coding sequence TTGGCTTTTTTGCAGGTTTCGTCGGGGCTGCGGGTCAATTCCCGGGGTCACCTGGAAGTAGGCGGTTGCGACACGCCGGAACTGGGAGTTCGCTTCGGGACGCCGCTGTATGTTTACGATGAAGAGGAAATCCGGCGGCGTTGCCGGGCCTGGCGGGGCGCCGTGGAGCAGTTCTGGCCCGGGGGGCAGGTGCTTTACGCGGGCAAAGCGTTCCTCACCCTGGCCATGGCCGCCCTGGTTCATCAGGAAGGCCTGGGGATGGATGTGTGCTCCGGCGGGGAGTTGTGGACGGCTCTGGCGGCGGGGTTTCCCGCGTCCCGGGTGTACTTCCAGGGTAACGGCAAGTCCCCGGAGGAACTGGAGATGGCCCTGGAGGCGGGCGTGGGCTGCATCGTGGTGGACAATCACGAGGAGTTGGCCCGGCTGAGGCATCTTTGCCGCCGGCTGAAGGGGCGGGTCAGGGTGCTGTTGCGTTTTGCCCCGGGGGTGGAGGCAGGCGCCCACGATCACCTGAGCACGGGCACCATTCACTCCAAGTTCGGCTTCCTTCCCGGGCCCGACCTGGAGCGGGCGCTGCAGACGGTGCGCGAGTCACGGGGTATGGTGTTGACCGGCCTGGCCTGCCACGTGGGCTCCCAGATCCCGAGCCCGGAGCCATTTTGCGAGGCCGCCGAGGCAGCTATCACGGTAGCACGGTCCTTCCCCTGGCAAGCGGGCTGGGAGCTGGACCTGGGCGGCGGCCTGGGAGCGCGCTACACCGAGGAAGATGATCCCGTGAGCCCCTTTGAGCTGGTGGAGCGAGTTGCCCGCCACCTGAGGGAAGCATGCCGGCGCGAGGGCGTCCCGCTACCCCGGCTGGTACTGGAGCCGGGTCGTTCGGTGGTGGCAGAGGCGGCGGTGGCCCTGTACACAGTGCAGGCTGTAAAGCGGGTTCCCGGACGGTCCTATGTGGTGGTGGACGGAGGGTTGCATGACAACCCCCGGCCGGCCCTGTACGGTGCCCGCTACCGGGCCTGCCTGGCGGCCCGCCTGAACGAGCCTCCTGCGGGGACGTTCTGGGTGGTAGGGAAAAACTGCGAGTCGGGCGATGTACTGGTCAGAGACGTTCCCCTGCCCGCTCCCCATCCCGGAGATGTCCTGGCCGTATTCACCGCAGGGGCGTACCAGTACGCCATGGCTTCCAACTACAACCGCCTGCCCCGGCCGGCGGTGGTGTTCGCCCGGGCAGGGCATGCCGAAGTGGTGGTAGCCCGGGAAACCTACCGGGACCTGGTGGCCCGGGATCGGCTTCCGGAGTGGATGCGGGTCGCGGCCGCCAGCACGTGA